The DNA window TGAGTTTACCTGTGTATGCCCGAAAACCGGCCAACCCGATTTCGCCAGCATTTCCATACAGTATATCCCCGACAGGAAGATTGTCGAATCGAAATCACTGAAATTATATTTATGGTCTTTCCGCAACGAGGGTGTTTTTCATGAACACGTCACCAATATCATCCTTGAAGACCTGGTGGCCGCCCTCCAGCCGCGCT is part of the Deltaproteobacteria bacterium HGW-Deltaproteobacteria-6 genome and encodes:
- a CDS encoding NADPH-dependent 7-cyano-7-deazaguanine reductase QueF gives rise to the protein MAKRTKSNDLKGLTLLGEKTKPVRKLETFPNHHRRDYTVTLSTDEFTCVCPKTGQPDFASISIQYIPDRKIVESKSLKLYLWSFRNEGVFHEHVTNIILEDLVAALQPR